From one Vannielia litorea genomic stretch:
- a CDS encoding RNA-binding protein — protein sequence MSRGGRNTTKGETPERKCIATGEVRPISHLVRFVVGPSGEIVPDISAKLPGRGIWVSPSRAALEKAVKKKLFARAAKAPVEVPEDLVETVERLLVKRVTDGIALARKSGRAVAGYEKVKGWLLTEEARLLIQASDGSERGKSKLSSPPGKGTFLGCLTANEIGLAFGREHVIHAALASGGLTKRVVEDAAKLGALREESGDTPRKGRTSHER from the coding sequence CTGAGCCGCGGCGGACGCAATACAACAAAGGGTGAAACGCCCGAACGCAAGTGCATTGCAACGGGCGAGGTGCGCCCTATATCTCACCTCGTCCGTTTCGTCGTGGGGCCCTCCGGCGAGATCGTTCCCGACATTTCGGCCAAACTGCCGGGCCGCGGCATCTGGGTTTCGCCCAGCCGCGCCGCGCTTGAGAAGGCGGTGAAGAAAAAGCTCTTCGCCCGCGCCGCAAAGGCTCCGGTCGAGGTGCCAGAGGATCTGGTCGAGACGGTCGAGCGCCTGCTGGTCAAGCGGGTGACAGACGGCATCGCCCTCGCCCGCAAGTCGGGCCGCGCGGTGGCGGGATACGAAAAGGTAAAAGGCTGGCTCCTGACCGAGGAGGCGCGGCTGCTGATCCAGGCCTCCGATGGCTCCGAGCGGGGCAAGTCGAAGCTCAGCTCTCCGCCCGGAAAGGGCACGTTCCTGGGCTGCCTGACCGCAAACGAAATCGGTTTGGCATTCGGCAGGGAACATGTGATACACGCCGCTCTTGCGTCTGGTGGACTCACGAAGCGTGTTGTAGAAGACGCCGCAAAGCTTGGCGCTTTGCGCGAAGAAAGCGGGGATACGCCCCGGAAAGGACGAACATCGCATGAGCGATAG
- the mutT gene encoding 8-oxo-dGTP diphosphatase MutT: MKVVLVAAVALIDVDGRVLLAQRPEGKSMAGLWEFPGGKVEPGETPEAALIRELHEELGIETWQSCLAPLTFASHGYDDFHLLMPLFACRKWGGTPQGREGQVLKWARASELRDYPMPPADVPLIPILRDWL, from the coding sequence GTGAAGGTTGTTCTGGTTGCTGCCGTCGCGCTGATTGACGTGGACGGGCGGGTGTTGCTGGCGCAGCGCCCGGAAGGCAAGAGCATGGCCGGGCTTTGGGAGTTTCCGGGCGGCAAGGTGGAGCCGGGGGAGACGCCGGAGGCGGCGCTGATCCGTGAGCTGCACGAGGAGCTGGGGATCGAGACGTGGCAGAGTTGCCTTGCGCCGCTCACCTTTGCCTCGCACGGCTATGACGACTTTCATCTGTTGATGCCACTGTTTGCCTGCCGCAAGTGGGGCGGCACCCCGCAGGGGCGCGAGGGGCAGGTGCTGAAGTGGGCGCGGGCGAGTGAGCTGCGCGACTACCCGATGCCGCCCGCGGATGTGCCGCTGATTCCGATTCTGCGCGACTGGCTTTGA
- a CDS encoding peptidylprolyl isomerase → MTFPKMIALGAMLAVGLGAGAMAQEAEEAAPEAAAEAATDVTAETVVATVAGVDITVGHMIVARKSLPEQYAQLPPEVLWEGILEQLVQQTALASEAGEPSKETVLVLENQRSGYLAGDVLEAAAMAAVTDEALEAKYNELYADAEPQREWNAAHILVETEEEAQAVKEEVEGGADFAEVAKVKSTGPSGPNGGALGWFGAGMMVPEFETAVMAMKAGEVSAPVQTQFGWHVIKLNETRLKDKPDMAAVKDQLTEEVQRAAVDEVIASAVEKAGVEKAEGEIPAAVLNDFSLLED, encoded by the coding sequence ATGACCTTCCCCAAGATGATCGCGCTGGGTGCCATGCTGGCCGTTGGCCTCGGTGCCGGTGCGATGGCGCAGGAAGCGGAAGAGGCGGCCCCCGAGGCGGCGGCAGAGGCTGCAACTGACGTGACCGCAGAGACCGTTGTGGCGACCGTGGCCGGTGTGGACATTACCGTTGGCCACATGATCGTGGCCCGCAAGAGCCTGCCCGAGCAATACGCCCAGCTGCCGCCGGAAGTGCTCTGGGAGGGGATCCTCGAGCAGCTGGTACAGCAGACTGCGCTGGCCAGCGAGGCCGGTGAGCCGAGCAAAGAGACCGTTCTGGTGCTGGAAAACCAGCGCAGCGGCTACCTTGCCGGGGACGTGCTGGAGGCCGCCGCGATGGCCGCCGTGACCGATGAGGCGCTGGAGGCCAAGTACAACGAGCTTTACGCCGACGCCGAGCCGCAGCGCGAGTGGAACGCTGCTCACATCCTCGTGGAAACCGAGGAAGAGGCGCAGGCGGTGAAGGAAGAGGTCGAGGGCGGCGCCGATTTTGCCGAGGTGGCCAAGGTCAAGTCCACCGGCCCCTCCGGACCCAACGGCGGCGCGCTGGGCTGGTTTGGTGCCGGCATGATGGTGCCCGAGTTCGAGACCGCCGTGATGGCGATGAAGGCCGGTGAGGTGAGCGCCCCGGTGCAGACCCAGTTCGGCTGGCACGTGATCAAGCTCAACGAGACCCGCCTGAAGGACAAGCCCGACATGGCCGCGGTGAAGGACCAGCTGACCGAAGAGGTGCAGCGCGCCGCCGTGGACGAGGTGATTGCCTCTGCCGTGGAAAAGGCCGGTGTGGAAAAGGCCGAGGGCGAGATCCCGGCTGCCGTTCTCAACGACTTCAGCCTTCTGGAGGACTGA
- the argJ gene encoding bifunctional glutamate N-acetyltransferase/amino-acid acetyltransferase ArgJ — protein sequence MGKYPVSPLAPERFPDLPVIGGVKFAAVEAGVRYKGRLDVMLALLDPGSVVAGVFTRSATRSAPVRDCEAKIRKVSDAGAAILVNSGNSNAFTGGAGQESVEAICAAVAEAADVPKARVFTASTGVIGERLPHDRITGKLGELVGGLDEGGIELAAKAIMTTDTFAKGSTREVALKGGTVKIAGIAKGSGMIAPDMATMLVYIFTDAKISRDALQSMVSCHNETTFNAITVDGDTSTSDTLICAATGASGVECDQSEEFEAALAEVMKDLAHQVVKDGEGATKFVAVKVTGAAHDADAKRVAMSIANSPLVKTAIAGEDPNWGRIVMAVGKSGAEADRDKLTIKFGEVLVAENGWVAPGYSEEQGAGYMKLPELVIRVDMGLGKGRFTAWTCDLTHQYISINADYRS from the coding sequence ATGGGCAAGTACCCCGTATCGCCGCTGGCGCCCGAGCGCTTCCCCGATCTGCCAGTGATCGGGGGGGTGAAGTTTGCCGCCGTGGAGGCCGGGGTGCGCTACAAGGGCCGGCTCGACGTGATGCTGGCCCTGCTCGATCCGGGCAGCGTGGTGGCGGGGGTGTTTACCCGTTCGGCCACCCGCTCGGCCCCGGTGCGCGACTGCGAGGCGAAGATCCGCAAGGTGAGCGACGCGGGGGCGGCCATTCTGGTGAACTCCGGCAACTCCAACGCCTTCACCGGCGGGGCCGGGCAGGAGAGCGTTGAGGCGATCTGCGCCGCGGTGGCCGAGGCTGCCGATGTGCCGAAGGCTCGCGTGTTCACCGCCTCGACCGGGGTGATCGGCGAGCGACTGCCGCATGATCGGATCACCGGAAAGCTCGGGGAACTGGTGGGCGGTCTCGACGAAGGCGGCATCGAGCTGGCGGCCAAGGCGATCATGACCACCGACACCTTTGCCAAGGGCTCCACACGCGAGGTGGCGCTGAAAGGCGGGACGGTGAAGATTGCCGGGATCGCCAAGGGCTCGGGCATGATCGCGCCGGATATGGCGACGATGCTGGTCTATATCTTCACCGATGCGAAGATCAGCCGCGATGCGCTGCAGAGCATGGTGAGCTGCCACAACGAGACCACCTTCAACGCGATCACGGTGGATGGCGATACCTCGACCTCCGACACGCTGATCTGCGCCGCGACCGGTGCCTCGGGCGTGGAGTGCGACCAGAGCGAAGAGTTCGAGGCGGCGCTGGCCGAGGTGATGAAAGACCTCGCCCATCAGGTGGTGAAGGACGGCGAAGGCGCGACCAAGTTCGTGGCCGTGAAGGTCACCGGGGCGGCCCATGACGCCGATGCCAAGCGGGTGGCGATGAGCATCGCCAATTCACCTCTGGTGAAGACCGCGATTGCGGGCGAAGACCCGAACTGGGGCCGGATCGTGATGGCCGTGGGCAAGAGCGGCGCCGAGGCCGACCGGGACAAGCTGACGATCAAGTTCGGCGAGGTGCTGGTGGCCGAGAACGGCTGGGTTGCACCGGGTTACTCCGAGGAGCAGGGCGCGGGCTACATGAAGCTGCCGGAGCTGGTCATCCGGGTCGATATGGGGCTGGGCAAGGGCCGGTTCACCGCCTGGACCTGCGACCTGACGCATCAATACATCTCGATCAACGCCGATTACCGGTCGTGA
- the nusA gene encoding transcription termination factor NusA, whose amino-acid sequence MAITSANQLELLQTAEAVAREKMIDPGLVIEAMEESLARAAKSRYGAEMDIRVSIDRKTGRATFTRIRTVKGEPELENYQAEMTLEAAAQTLGTKGKDYIVVSGMSQPEAEDEEPQPIRRFLLRTPSDLDRALAEGVDQDTAPTDGDELVDEVPPVEMGRIAAQSAKQVILQKVREAERDRQYEEFKDRAGTIINGLVKREEYGNVIVDIGAGEAVLRRNEKIGRESYRPGDRIRVYIKDVRREQRGPQIFLSRTAPEFMAELFKMEVPEIYDGIIEIKAVARDPGSRAKIAVISYDGSIDPVGACVGMRGSRVQAVVNELQGEKIDIIPWNDDQPTFLVNALQPAEVSKVVLDEEAGKIEVVVPDEQLSLAIGRRGQNVRLASQLTGLDIDILTEEEESARRQAEFEERTKLFMDTLDLDEFFAQLLVSEGFTSLEEVAYVELDELLVIDGVDEGTAGELQARARDYLDEQNRKALEHARELGVEDSLVNFEGLTPQMIEALAEDGVKTLEDFATCADWELAGGWTTVDGERVKDDGILEKFELSLEEAQDMVMSARIALGWVDPAELAAEDEGEDAPAEEEEAGA is encoded by the coding sequence GACCGGCCGTGCCACCTTCACCCGCATCCGCACCGTCAAGGGCGAGCCGGAGCTGGAGAACTACCAGGCCGAGATGACCCTCGAGGCCGCCGCCCAGACCCTTGGCACCAAGGGCAAGGATTACATCGTCGTTTCCGGCATGTCGCAGCCCGAGGCCGAGGATGAAGAGCCGCAGCCGATCCGCCGCTTTCTTCTGCGCACCCCCTCCGATCTGGACCGCGCCCTTGCCGAGGGCGTCGATCAGGATACCGCCCCCACCGATGGCGACGAGCTGGTCGATGAGGTTCCGCCCGTCGAGATGGGCCGGATCGCCGCGCAGTCGGCCAAGCAGGTCATCCTGCAGAAGGTCCGCGAAGCCGAGCGTGATCGCCAGTACGAAGAGTTCAAGGATCGCGCCGGCACCATCATCAACGGCCTGGTGAAGCGCGAAGAGTATGGCAACGTCATCGTTGATATCGGCGCAGGCGAGGCTGTGCTGCGCCGCAATGAGAAGATCGGGCGTGAGAGCTACCGCCCCGGTGACCGCATCCGGGTGTATATCAAGGACGTGCGCCGCGAGCAGCGTGGCCCGCAGATCTTCCTGTCGCGTACCGCGCCCGAGTTCATGGCCGAGCTGTTCAAGATGGAAGTGCCCGAGATCTACGACGGCATCATCGAGATCAAGGCCGTCGCCCGTGATCCCGGCTCCCGCGCCAAGATCGCCGTCATCTCCTACGATGGCTCGATCGACCCGGTCGGTGCCTGCGTGGGTATGCGCGGCTCCCGCGTTCAGGCCGTGGTCAACGAGCTGCAGGGCGAGAAGATCGACATCATCCCGTGGAACGACGATCAGCCCACCTTCCTCGTCAACGCCCTCCAGCCAGCCGAGGTCTCCAAGGTCGTTCTTGATGAAGAGGCCGGCAAGATCGAGGTCGTGGTGCCCGACGAGCAGCTTTCGCTCGCCATCGGCCGCCGTGGCCAGAACGTGCGCCTCGCTTCGCAGCTGACCGGGCTGGATATCGACATCCTGACCGAAGAAGAAGAGAGCGCCCGCCGCCAGGCCGAGTTCGAAGAGCGCACCAAGCTCTTCATGGATACGCTCGATCTGGATGAGTTCTTCGCCCAGCTTCTGGTGTCCGAGGGCTTCACCTCGCTCGAAGAGGTCGCCTATGTCGAGCTCGACGAGCTTCTGGTGATCGACGGCGTCGACGAAGGCACCGCGGGCGAGCTTCAGGCCCGTGCCCGCGACTACCTCGACGAGCAGAACCGCAAGGCGCTCGAGCACGCCCGCGAGCTTGGCGTCGAAGACAGCCTCGTGAACTTCGAAGGCCTGACGCCCCAGATGATCGAGGCGCTGGCCGAGGACGGGGTGAAAACCCTCGAAGACTTCGCCACCTGCGCCGACTGGGAGCTGGCCGGCGGCTGGACGACCGTCGACGGCGAGCGCGTGAAGGACGATGGCATCCTCGAGAAGTTCGAGCTCTCGCTCGAAGAGGCGCAAGACATGGTCATGTCCGCCCGGATCGCCCTTGGCTGGGTCGACCCTGCCGAGCTGGCCGCCGAGGACGAGGGCGAAGACGCGCCCGCAGAAGAAGAGGAGGCCGGAGCCTGA
- the infB gene encoding translation initiation factor IF-2 — protein sequence MSDSDGKKTLGLRGGPRSGQVKQSFSHGRTKNVVVETKRKRVVVPKPGAPTAGAGAAAAAGAASDPSKRPAGISDAEMERRLKALAAAKATEAEEAKRREAEEKEREAERQRRREEAEAKEREERERQEALKAKEEEDARKKREAEEAKAREKAERNAPPAAAAAAQPGPAPAEDGARGGGNRPAPRRDDRDNRDNNRDNRGKGSRDDGGRRSGKLTLNQALSGGEGGRQRSLAAMKRKQERARQKALGGGDNREKVVRDVQLPETIVVSELANRMAERVAEVVKALMQNGMMVSQNQVIDADTAELIIEEFGHKVVRVSDADVEQVIETADDKEEDLKPRAPVITIMGHVDHGKTSLLDAIRDAKVVAGEAGGITQHIGAYQVTTESGAVLSFLDTPGHAAFTSMRARGAQVTDIVVLVVAADDAVMPQTIEAINHAKAAGVPMIVAINKIDLPAANAQKVRTDLLQHEVIVEAMSGDVQDVEVSAHTGQGLDELLEAIALQAEVLELKANPERAAQGAVIEAQLDVGRGPVATVLVQNGTLKQGDIFVVGEQWGKVRALVNDKGERVAEAGPSVPVEVLGLNGTPEAGDVLNVVSSEAQAREIAEYRENAAKEKRAAAGAATTLEQLMQKAKDDKDVSELPIVVKADVQGSAEAIIQAMEKIGNDEVRVRVLHYGVGAITESDIGLAEASGAPVIGFNVRANAPARQAANQKGVEIRYYSVIYDLVDDVKAAASGLLSAEIQEDFIGYAQIREVFKVTGVGKVAGCLVTEGVARRSAGVRLLRDDVVIHEGTLKTLKRFKDEVSEVISGQECGMAFENYDDIREGDVIEIFTRKEVERTLD from the coding sequence ATGAGCGATAGTGACGGCAAAAAGACCCTTGGGCTGCGCGGCGGCCCGCGCTCCGGACAAGTGAAGCAGAGCTTCTCGCACGGACGCACGAAAAACGTCGTGGTGGAAACCAAGCGCAAGCGCGTTGTGGTGCCCAAGCCCGGTGCGCCCACGGCTGGCGCCGGCGCCGCTGCTGCAGCGGGCGCCGCTTCCGATCCGTCCAAGCGCCCCGCAGGCATCTCCGACGCCGAGATGGAGCGCCGGCTGAAGGCCCTCGCCGCCGCCAAGGCGACCGAGGCCGAAGAGGCCAAGCGCCGTGAAGCCGAAGAGAAAGAGCGCGAGGCCGAGCGCCAGCGCCGCCGTGAAGAGGCCGAGGCGAAGGAGCGCGAAGAGCGCGAACGCCAGGAAGCCCTGAAAGCGAAAGAAGAGGAAGACGCCCGCAAGAAGCGCGAGGCCGAAGAGGCGAAGGCCCGCGAAAAGGCAGAGCGCAACGCGCCGCCCGCCGCTGCAGCCGCCGCCCAGCCCGGCCCGGCGCCTGCCGAGGATGGCGCCCGTGGCGGTGGCAACCGCCCCGCCCCCCGTCGGGACGACCGCGACAATCGCGACAACAACCGTGACAACCGGGGCAAGGGCTCCCGCGATGACGGCGGTCGCCGCTCCGGCAAGCTCACCCTGAACCAGGCGCTCTCGGGCGGCGAAGGCGGGCGTCAGCGCTCGCTGGCTGCGATGAAGCGCAAGCAGGAGCGCGCCCGCCAGAAGGCTCTGGGCGGCGGTGACAACCGCGAGAAGGTCGTGCGCGACGTTCAGCTGCCCGAAACCATCGTGGTGTCCGAGCTGGCCAACCGCATGGCCGAGCGCGTCGCCGAGGTGGTGAAGGCGCTCATGCAGAACGGCATGATGGTCTCCCAGAACCAGGTGATCGACGCCGACACCGCCGAGCTGATCATCGAAGAGTTCGGCCACAAGGTCGTCCGCGTGTCGGACGCCGACGTCGAGCAGGTCATCGAGACCGCCGACGACAAGGAAGAAGATCTCAAGCCGCGCGCGCCCGTGATCACCATCATGGGCCACGTCGACCACGGCAAAACCTCGCTGCTCGATGCCATCCGCGACGCCAAGGTCGTGGCCGGCGAGGCGGGCGGGATCACCCAGCACATCGGGGCCTATCAGGTGACCACCGAGAGCGGCGCCGTTCTGTCGTTCCTCGACACGCCGGGCCACGCCGCCTTTACGTCCATGCGTGCCCGCGGTGCGCAGGTGACCGATATCGTGGTGCTCGTTGTGGCCGCCGATGACGCGGTGATGCCGCAGACCATCGAAGCCATCAACCACGCCAAGGCCGCCGGTGTGCCGATGATCGTGGCGATCAACAAGATCGACCTGCCCGCCGCCAACGCCCAGAAGGTCCGCACCGATCTGCTTCAGCACGAAGTGATCGTCGAGGCCATGTCGGGCGACGTGCAGGATGTCGAGGTTTCCGCCCACACCGGGCAGGGCCTTGATGAACTGCTCGAAGCCATCGCGCTTCAGGCCGAGGTGCTCGAACTCAAGGCCAACCCCGAGCGCGCCGCGCAGGGTGCCGTGATCGAAGCCCAACTCGATGTGGGCCGCGGCCCCGTCGCCACCGTTCTGGTGCAGAACGGCACGCTCAAGCAGGGCGATATCTTCGTCGTCGGCGAGCAGTGGGGCAAGGTCCGCGCGCTGGTCAACGACAAGGGCGAGCGGGTGGCCGAGGCTGGCCCCTCCGTGCCCGTCGAGGTGCTCGGTCTCAACGGCACTCCCGAGGCCGGTGACGTGCTCAACGTGGTCTCCTCCGAGGCGCAGGCACGTGAGATCGCCGAGTACCGCGAGAACGCCGCCAAGGAAAAACGCGCCGCCGCCGGTGCCGCGACTACCCTTGAGCAGCTGATGCAGAAGGCCAAGGACGACAAGGACGTCTCCGAGCTCCCCATCGTGGTGAAGGCCGACGTGCAGGGCTCTGCCGAGGCCATCATCCAGGCGATGGAGAAGATCGGCAACGACGAGGTCCGCGTGCGCGTGCTGCACTACGGCGTCGGCGCCATCACCGAGAGCGACATCGGCCTTGCCGAAGCCTCGGGCGCGCCGGTCATCGGCTTCAACGTCCGGGCCAACGCGCCCGCGCGTCAGGCCGCCAACCAGAAGGGCGTCGAGATCCGCTACTACTCGGTGATCTACGACCTCGTGGATGACGTGAAAGCCGCCGCTTCCGGCCTGCTCTCCGCCGAAATCCAGGAGGATTTCATCGGCTACGCGCAGATCCGCGAAGTCTTCAAGGTCACCGGCGTCGGCAAGGTTGCCGGCTGTCTCGTGACCGAGGGCGTCGCCCGCCGCTCCGCCGGCGTCCGCCTGCTGCGCGACGACGTGGTGATCCACGAAGGCACGCTGAAGACCCTCAAGCGCTTCAAGGACGAGGTGTCCGAGGTCATCTCCGGTCAGGAATGCGGTATGGCCTTCGAGAACTACGACGACATCCGCGAAGGCGATGTCATCGAGATCTTCACCCGCAAGGAAGTCGAGCGCACGCTTGACTGA